Proteins co-encoded in one Quercus robur chromosome 8, dhQueRobu3.1, whole genome shotgun sequence genomic window:
- the LOC126694928 gene encoding uncharacterized protein LOC126694928, producing MGKTTTSRDWTQIYAIYGVDQWQTLLFLLFHALLFTILSILYLIYFDAMGAFFESLFSVTGVTLPGGAARFAAGFTGSVTAISAVCLFFAAANFFYSAVPLHHDMALRMVSAVSDWSTVKHALDLGCGRGILLNAVATQLKKEGSSGRVVGLDRNKTTTLKTLRTAKIEGVGEYVTCREGDVRSLPFGDNYFDVVVSGVFVHTVGKEYGKRTVEAAAERTRVVGEVVRVLKPGGVGVVWDLLHVPEYVRRLQELKMEDIRVSKRVTAFMVSSHIVSFRKPSQHIVGSGEVRLEWRC from the coding sequence atgggTAAAACAACGACGAGCAGAGACTGGACTCAGATCTACGCGATCTATGGTGTAGACCAGTGGCAAACGCTACTTTTCCTACTCTTCCATGCACTGCTCTTTACTATTCTCTCAATACTCTACTTAATCTACTTCGACGCAATGGGCGCCTTCTTCGAGTCGTTGTTTTCCGTCACCGGCGTGACTCTCCCAGGTGGCGCTGCCAGATTCGCCGCTGGCTTCACCGGCTCCGTAACTGCTATCTCCGCCGTGTGCCTTTTCTTCGCCGCCGCGAACTTCTTCTACTCGGCCGTCCCGCTCCACCACGACATGGCGCTCCGGATGGTCAGCGCGGTCAGCGACTGGTCAACGGTCAAACACGCCCTCGACCTGGGCTGCGGCCGCGGAATCCTCCTGAACGCCGTGGCAACGCAGCTGAAGAAAGAAGGGagttcgggtcgggtcgtcGGGTTGGACCGGAACAAAACGACGACGTTGAAGACGCTACGCACCGCGAAGATTGAGGGAGTGGGAGAGTACGTGACGTGCAGAGAAGGCGACGTCCGGAGCTTGCCGTTCGGCGATAACTACTTCGACGTGGTGGTATCGGGAGTGTTCGTGCACACGGTGGGGAAGGAGTACGGGAAGAGGACGGTGGAGGCGGCGGCGGAGAGAACCAGAGTGGTGGGTGAAGTGGTGAGAGTGCTGAAGCCAGGTGGGGTCGGAGTCGTGTGGGACCTACTTCACGTGCCGGAGTACGTGCGCCGACTCCAAGAGCTGAAAATGGAGGACATTCGGGTCTCCAAGCGGGTCACCGCTTTCATGGTCAGTAGCCATATCGTTTCGTTTCGGAAGCCCAGTCAGCACATCGTTGGCTCCGGCGAGGTCAGGCTCGAATGGCGTTGCTGA